A region of Epinephelus fuscoguttatus linkage group LG1, E.fuscoguttatus.final_Chr_v1 DNA encodes the following proteins:
- the LOC125888088 gene encoding uncharacterized protein LOC125888088 isoform X2: MRTQTHAHRHMRTQTRAHRHMRTQTHAHTDTCAHRHVHTDTCTQTHVHTDTCAHRHVHTDTCTQTRAHRHMCTQTRAHRHMCTQTHVHTDTCTQTYAHTDTCAHRHMRTQTRAHRHMRTQTRAHRHMRTQTRAHRHVHTDTCAHRHVHTDICAHRHVHTDTCAQTHAHTDTCAHRHVHTQTHAHTDTCTQTHAHRHMCTQTHVHTDTCTQTHVHTDTCAHRHVHTDTCAHRHMCTQTHVHTDTCAHRHVHTDTCTHRHMCTQTHVHTDTCAHRHMCTQTHVHTDTCAHRHTCTQTYAHTDTCTQTRAHRHAHTDTCAHRHMRTQTRAHRHMRTQTRAHRHMRTDTCAHRHMRTQTRAHTDTCAHRHMRTDTCAHRHVHTQTHAHTDTCTHRHMRTQTHVHTDTCAHRHVHTHRDMRTQHLSRSPSAIFRMLSLKSSAITCPSHYS, translated from the exons atgcgcacacagacacatgcgcacagacacatgcgcacacagacacgtgcgcacagacacatgcgcacacagacacatgcgcacacagacacatgtgcacacagacacgtgcacacagacacgtgcacacagacacatgtgcacacagacacatgtgcacacagacacgtgcacacagacacgtgcacacagacacgtgcacacagacacatgtgcacacagacacgtgcacacagacacatgtgcacacagacacatgtgcacacagacac gtgcacacagacatatgcgcacacagacacatgcgcacacagacatatgcgcacacagacacgtgcacacagacacatgcgcacacagacacgtgcacacagacatatgcgcacacagacacgtgcacacagacacgtgcacacagacacatgcgcacacagacacgtgcacacagacatatgcgcacacagacacgtgcacacagacacatgcgcacagacacatgcgcacacagacacatgcgcacacagacacgtgcacacacagacacatgcgcacacagacacgtgcacacagacacatgcgcacagacacatgtgcacacagacacatgtgcacacagacacgtgcacacagacacatgtgcacacagacacatgtgcacacagacacgtgcacacagacacatgtgcacacagacacatgtgcacacagacacatgtgcacacagacacatgtgcacacagacacgtgcacacagacacatgcacacacagacacatgtgcacacagacacatgtgcacacagacacatgtgcacacagacacatgtgcacacagacacatgtgcacacagacacatgcgcacacagacacacgtgcacacagacatatgcgcacacagacacgtgcacacagacacgtgcacacagacatgcgcacacagacacatgcgcacacagacatatgcgcacacagacacgtgcacacagacacatgcgcacacagacacgtgcacacagacacatgcgcacagacacatgcgcacacagacacatgcgcacacagacacgtgcacacacagacacatgcgcacacagacacatgcgcacagacacatgtgcacacagacacgtgcacacacagacacatgcgcacacagacacgtgcacacacagacacatgcgcacacagacacatgtgcacacagacacgtgcgcacacagacacgtgcacacacacagagacatgcgCACACAAcacctctctcgctctccctctgccattttccgcATGCTGTCTTTGAAATCTTCTGCGATCACCTGCCCCTCGCATTATTCATAG
- the LOC125888088 gene encoding histidine-rich glycoprotein-like isoform X1, giving the protein MRTQTHAHRHMRTQTRAHRHMRTQTHAHTDTCAHRHVHTDTCTQTHVHTDTCAHRHVHTDTCTQTRAHRHMCTQTRAHRHMCTQTHVHTDTCAHRHMCTQTHVHTDTCTQTHAHTDTCAHRHMRTQTHVHTDTCAHRHTCTQTYAHTDTCAHRHMCTQTYAHTDTCTQTYAHTDTRAHRHMRTQTRAHRHVHTDICAHRHMRTQTYAHTDTCTQTHAHTDTCTQTYAHTDTCTQTRAHRHMRTQTRAHRHMRTQTRAHRHMRTDTCAHRHMRTQTRAHTDTCAHRHVHTDTCAQTHVHTDTCAHRHVHTDTCAHRHMCTQTRAHRHMCTQTHVHTDTCAHRHMCTQTRAHRHMHTQTHVHTDTCAHRHMCTQTHVHTDTCAHRHMRTQTHVHTDICAHRHVHTDTCTQTCAHRHMRTQTYAHTDTCTQTHAHTDTCTQTHAHRHMRTQTHAHTDTCTHRHMRTQTHAHRHMCTQTRAHTDTCAHRHVHTQTHAHTDTCAHRHVRTQTRAHTQRHAHTTPLSLSLCHFPHAVFEIFCDHLPLALFIVHLLDRGGGGGP; this is encoded by the coding sequence atgcgcacacagacacatgcgcacagacacatgcgcacacagacacgtgcgcacagacacatgcgcacacagacacatgcgcacacagacacatgtgcacacagacacgtgcacacagacacgtgcacacagacacatgtgcacacagacacatgtgcacacagacacgtgcacacagacacgtgcacacagacacgtgcacacagacacatgtgcacacagacacgtgcacacagacacatgtgcacacagacacatgtgcacacagacacatgcgcacacagacacatgtgcacacagacacacgtgcacacagacacgtgcacacagacacatgcacacacagacacatgcgcacacagacacatgcgcacacagacacatgtgcacacagacacatgcgcacacagacacacgtgcacacagacatatgcgcacacagacacatgcgcacacagacacatgtgcacacagacatatgcgcacacagacacgtgcacacagacatatgcgcacacagacacacgtgcacacagacatatgcgcacacagacacgtgcacacagacacgtgcacacagacatatgcgcacacagacacatgcgcacacagacatatgcgcacacagacacgtgcacacagacacatgcgcacacagacacgtgcacacagacatatgcgcacacagacacgtgcacacagacacgtgcacacagacacatgcgcacacagacacgtgcacacagacatatgcgcacacagacacgtgcacacagacacatgcgcacagacacatgcgcacacagacacatgcgcacacagacacgtgcacacacagacacatgcgcacacagacacgtgcacacagacacatgcgcacagacacatgtgcacacagacacatgtgcacacagacacgtgcacacagacacatgtgcacacagacacatgtgcacacagacacgtgcacacagacacatgtgcacacagacacatgtgcacacagacacatgtgcacacagacacatgtgcacacagacacgtgcacacagacacatgcacacacagacacatgtgcacacagacacatgtgcacacagacacatgtgcacacagacacatgtgcacacagacacatgtgcacacagacacatgcgcacacagacacacgtgcacacagacatatgcgcacacagacacgtgcacacagacacgtgcacacagacatgcgcacacagacacatgcgcacacagacatatgcgcacacagacacgtgcacacagacacatgcgcacacagacacgtgcacacagacacatgcgcacagacacatgcgcacacagacacatgcgcacacagacacgtgcacacacagacacatgcgcacacagacacatgcgcacagacacatgtgcacacagacacgtgcacacacagacacatgcgcacacagacacgtgcacacacagacacatgcgcacacagacacatgtgcacacagacacgtgcgcacacagacacgtgcacacacacagagacatgcgCACACAAcacctctctcgctctccctctgccattttccgcATGCTGTCTTTGAAATCTTCTGCGATCACCTGCCCCTCGCATTATTCATAGTTCACCTACTtgaccggggggggggggggggaccgTAA
- the LOC125887135 gene encoding deoxynucleotidyltransferase terminal-interacting protein 1 has product MGAHRSEGGRDWLEQDGPEQPEQSPKPWNLMIKHRQIHRRGRRSHMTVSYTDPQVSMDLLRAVLQPSFNDDIMAVFRKYHKFFEKAAENVKENVGDDVQTDQLIREACRNVLEHAKQLFPEGEVKRAGSEVAIKRSRTADEDYIQRGSPLPKKRRTRPGLAVVSSDRPHTFSTQVKLKSDPIKREGPKWDPSRLNEGSTFVLGSRANKALGMGGTRGRIYIKHADLFKYAADAKDKQWLAERHHMRATGGKMAYLLIEEDIQDLSRSDEYKDCPDVRMDELKPFSVPLWMVEKMQRAMEAQRDADL; this is encoded by the exons ATGGGAGCCCACCGCAGTGAGGGAGGCCGGGACTGGCTGGAACAGGACGGACCGGAGCAGCCGGAACAGAGCCCG aagccCTGGAACCTGATgatcaaacacagacagattcaCAGACGAGGACGACGCTCACACATGACTGTCAG ttacaCTGATCCTCAGGTGTCCATGGACCTGTTGAGGGCGGTGCTTCAGCCCAGCTTCAACGATGACATCATGGCTGTGTTCAGGAAGTACCATAAG tTCTTTGAAAAGGCAGCAGAGAACGTGAAGGAAAATGTTGGAGACGACGTTCAGACTGACCAGCTGATCAGAGAGGCCTGCAGGAACGTTCTAGAACAT GCCAAGCAGCTGTTTCCAGAGGGGGAGGTGAAGAGGGCGGGGTCAGAAGTCGCCATCAAG AGGTCCAGAACTGCTGATGAAGACTACATTCAGAGAGGAAGCCCCCTCCCAAAGAAG AGACGAACTCGTCCAGGTTTGGCAGTGGTTTCCTCTGATCGACCTCACACCTTCTCCACTCA AGTGAAGCTCAAGTCTGATCCCATCAAGAGAGAAGGACCaaag tgggATCCATCCAGACTGAACGAAGGTAGCACGTTTGTTCTCGGCTCCAGAGCCAACAA gGCGCTGGGGATGGGCGGGACCAGAGGACGCATCTATATCAAACATGCTGATCTGTTCAAG tatgccGCAGATGCGAAGGATAAGCAGTGGCTGGCAGAGAGACACCACATGAGAGCCACCGGAGGGAAGATG gcCTACCTGCTGATTGAGGAGGACATCCAGGATCTGTCTCGTAGTGACGAGTACAA GGACTGCCCGGATGTCAGGATGGACGAGTTGAAGCCGTTCTCAGTTCCTCTGTGGATGGTGGAGAAGATGCAGAGAGCCATGGAGGCTCAGAGAgatgctgacctctga